The following coding sequences lie in one Isoptericola variabilis 225 genomic window:
- a CDS encoding ABC transporter ATP-binding protein, with translation MATAEHVGLAIETHGLRKTYRSVRGRSVGVEGLDLAVPVGGVHGFLGPNGSGKTTTIRMLLGLVRPDRGTARIFGHEVPRELPAVVGRVGAIVESPKFFPAFSARRNLTLLADAIGAPRARVDAVLEEVALAGRDRDRYRTYSLGMKQRLAIAATLLKDPDLLIFDEPTNGLDPAGIREVRQTMRGLADQGKTVLVSSHILAEVEQIADTVSIVARGRLIASGSVASLLGEGKRSVRVRVRPDDAKLATTALEADGLVVRPEQGALVVDGVPDPAYVTRLLGERGVWLSELTPLQADLESVFLGLTQHETPGGRTHRGERRRRRRGDAGPPPSAPVPAVVGAGAAAGADDAVRDGSADGGAR, from the coding sequence GTGGCGACGGCGGAGCACGTCGGCCTGGCGATCGAGACGCACGGGCTGCGCAAGACGTACCGGAGCGTGCGCGGGCGCTCGGTCGGGGTCGAAGGGCTGGACCTCGCGGTTCCCGTCGGGGGAGTGCACGGGTTCCTCGGCCCCAACGGGTCCGGCAAGACGACGACGATCCGGATGCTGCTCGGCCTCGTGCGGCCCGACCGCGGCACGGCCCGCATCTTCGGCCACGAGGTGCCGCGCGAGCTGCCCGCCGTCGTCGGACGGGTCGGGGCGATCGTCGAGAGCCCCAAGTTCTTCCCCGCCTTCAGCGCCCGGCGCAACCTCACGCTCCTGGCCGACGCGATCGGCGCGCCGCGCGCCCGGGTCGACGCCGTGCTGGAGGAGGTGGCGCTCGCGGGTCGCGACCGCGACCGGTACCGCACGTACTCGCTCGGCATGAAGCAGCGCCTGGCGATCGCGGCCACGCTCCTCAAGGACCCCGACCTGCTCATCTTCGACGAGCCCACGAACGGCCTCGACCCCGCGGGCATCCGCGAGGTCCGCCAGACGATGCGCGGGCTGGCCGACCAGGGCAAGACGGTGCTGGTCTCGAGCCACATCCTGGCCGAGGTCGAGCAGATCGCCGACACCGTGTCGATCGTGGCGCGCGGCCGGCTTATCGCGTCGGGCAGCGTCGCGTCACTCCTCGGCGAGGGGAAGCGCTCGGTACGTGTGCGGGTCCGGCCCGACGACGCGAAGCTCGCGACGACGGCGCTCGAGGCGGACGGCCTCGTGGTGCGCCCCGAGCAGGGAGCGCTCGTGGTCGACGGCGTCCCCGATCCGGCGTACGTGACGCGCCTGCTGGGGGAGCGGGGGGTGTGGCTCAGCGAGCTCACGCCGCTGCAGGCCGACCTCGAGTCGGTGTTCCTCGGGCTCACCCAGCATGAGACGCCGGGCGGGCGCACGCACCGTGGCGAGCGCCGTCGTCGACGGCGGGGCGATGCCGGGCCGCCGCCGTCGGCGCCCGTGCCTGCGGTGGTCGGGGCGGGTGCCGCCGCCGGTGCCGACGACGCGGTCCGTGACGGCTCCGCGGACGGAGGTGCCCGATGA
- a CDS encoding VOC family protein yields the protein MALRWYSTVVESTDHRRLARWWAEALGWQVIFELDSESVVVPPWAMELSERLDFHQVPPGMVFVPVEHEKTMKNRLHWDFAPHTSDDRDAEIARLVGMGATVVDVGQPDDATWTVLADPDGNEFCVLSARER from the coding sequence ATGGCGCTGCGCTGGTACTCGACCGTGGTGGAGTCGACCGACCACCGGAGGCTGGCCCGCTGGTGGGCCGAGGCGCTCGGCTGGCAGGTGATCTTCGAGCTCGACTCCGAGAGCGTCGTGGTGCCGCCGTGGGCCATGGAGCTCTCCGAGAGGCTCGACTTCCACCAGGTGCCGCCCGGCATGGTCTTCGTGCCGGTCGAGCACGAGAAGACGATGAAGAACCGCCTGCACTGGGACTTCGCCCCGCACACGAGCGACGACCGAGACGCGGAGATCGCCCGGCTCGTCGGCATGGGCGCCACGGTCGTCGACGTGGGCCAGCCCGACGACGCGACGTGGACCGTGCTCGCCGACCCGGACGGCAACGAGTTCTGCGTCCTGTCGGCGCGCGAGCGGTGA
- a CDS encoding ASCH domain-containing protein has protein sequence MSDATSGTEPETTGLDDTAQAEKILRFWETARVRVNRNTVGGVIGETTATTVAPQAWSFGDSPELADELLQLVLDGTKTATAELVSEFERAGEPVPAKGDLSIVLDGAGDPRLLIRTTRVDVVPFAEVTAEHAHLEGEDDRTLETWREGHERYWRRQLEAVGDEFDPSMPVVCERFEVLYGA, from the coding sequence ATGAGCGACGCGACGTCGGGCACGGAGCCCGAGACCACCGGCCTCGACGACACCGCGCAGGCGGAGAAGATCCTGCGGTTCTGGGAGACCGCGCGGGTGCGGGTCAACCGGAACACGGTCGGCGGGGTCATCGGGGAGACGACGGCGACGACGGTCGCGCCGCAGGCCTGGTCGTTCGGCGACTCGCCCGAGCTCGCCGACGAGCTGCTCCAGCTCGTCCTCGACGGCACAAAGACGGCGACGGCGGAGCTCGTGTCCGAGTTCGAGCGCGCGGGCGAGCCGGTCCCTGCGAAGGGCGACCTGTCGATCGTGCTCGACGGCGCGGGGGACCCGCGCCTGCTCATCCGCACGACGCGCGTCGACGTCGTGCCGTTCGCCGAGGTGACCGCCGAGCACGCGCACCTCGAGGGCGAGGACGACCGCACGCTCGAGACGTGGCGCGAGGGCCACGAGCGGTACTGGCGGCGTCAGCTCGAGGCGGTCGGCGACGAGTTCGACCCGTCCATGCCGGTCGTCTGCGAGCGCTTCGAGGTCCTGTACGGCGCCTGA
- a CDS encoding branched-chain amino acid aminotransferase — protein sequence MTSSTTSSSSSILRSELEDLVALFEVTSTDTPTPDAEREAALEHPKFGTVFTDHMARISWRQADGWVNRRIEKYGPLQLDPATAVLHYAQEIFEGMKAYKHADGSVWTFRPEENAARFARSAHRLALPALSVDDFIGSITALVRTDLAWVPGGEDSSLYLRPFMFASEPFLGVRPAAEVEYLVIASPVGPYFAGGVRPVSIWVSEDYHRAGPGGTGAAKCGGNYAASLLPQVEAQQHGCDQVCFLDSTTNSYLEELGGMNVFVVMADGSVHTPELTGSILEGVTRSSILRLVADQGREVVERRIPLAELVAGLGDGSVREVFACGTAAVVTPIGRLAGGTFDSKVADGEPGELTMAIRTELTDIQYGRAADRHGWMRRLA from the coding sequence ATGACCAGCAGCACCACCAGCAGCAGCAGCTCGATCCTCCGCAGCGAGCTCGAAGACCTCGTCGCGCTGTTCGAGGTCACCTCCACGGACACGCCCACGCCCGACGCCGAGCGCGAGGCCGCGCTCGAGCACCCGAAGTTCGGCACCGTCTTCACCGACCACATGGCGCGCATCTCGTGGCGCCAGGCCGACGGGTGGGTCAACCGGCGCATCGAGAAGTACGGCCCGCTGCAGCTCGACCCGGCCACCGCCGTCCTGCACTACGCGCAGGAGATCTTCGAGGGCATGAAGGCGTACAAGCACGCCGACGGCTCGGTGTGGACCTTCCGACCGGAGGAGAACGCCGCCCGCTTCGCCCGCTCCGCGCACCGCCTCGCGCTGCCCGCCCTGAGCGTCGACGACTTCATCGGCTCCATCACGGCGCTCGTCCGGACCGACCTGGCATGGGTGCCGGGCGGCGAGGACTCGAGCCTCTACCTGCGCCCCTTCATGTTCGCGTCCGAGCCGTTCCTCGGCGTGCGACCGGCCGCCGAGGTCGAGTACCTCGTCATCGCCTCGCCCGTCGGCCCGTACTTCGCGGGCGGCGTGCGGCCCGTGTCGATCTGGGTGTCCGAGGACTACCACCGCGCCGGACCCGGCGGCACCGGCGCCGCCAAGTGCGGCGGCAACTACGCCGCGAGCCTGCTGCCGCAGGTCGAGGCGCAGCAGCACGGCTGCGACCAGGTGTGCTTCCTCGACTCGACGACGAACTCCTACCTCGAGGAGCTCGGTGGCATGAACGTCTTCGTCGTCATGGCCGACGGCTCCGTGCACACGCCCGAGCTCACCGGCTCGATCCTCGAGGGCGTCACGCGCTCGTCCATCCTGCGCCTGGTCGCCGACCAGGGCCGCGAGGTCGTCGAGCGCCGCATCCCGCTCGCCGAGCTCGTCGCCGGCCTCGGCGACGGCAGCGTGCGCGAGGTGTTCGCGTGCGGCACCGCCGCCGTCGTGACGCCGATCGGCCGCCTCGCGGGCGGGACGTTCGACTCGAAGGTGGCCGACGGCGAGCCGGGCGAGCTGACGATGGCGATCCGCACCGAGCTCACCGACATCCAGTACGGGCGCGCGGCCGACCGTCACGGCTGGATGCGTCGCCTGGCGTGA
- the ilvN gene encoding acetolactate synthase small subunit, whose amino-acid sequence MSRHTLSVLVENKPGVLTRVAGLFARRAFNIHSLAVGPTEHEEISRITVVVDVEDHPLEQVTKQLNKLVHVIKIVELDPESSVQRELLLVKVKADAATRSGVLEVVELFRAHVVDVVPDTVVIEATGTAAKLGALLAALEPYGVREIVKSGTLAVGRGSRSITDRALERVRSA is encoded by the coding sequence ATGTCCCGACACACTCTCTCCGTGCTCGTGGAGAACAAGCCCGGCGTCCTCACGCGCGTCGCCGGCCTGTTCGCCCGCCGCGCCTTCAACATCCACTCCCTGGCCGTCGGCCCCACCGAGCACGAGGAGATCTCGCGCATCACCGTGGTGGTCGACGTCGAGGACCACCCGCTCGAGCAGGTGACCAAGCAGCTGAACAAGCTGGTGCACGTCATCAAGATCGTCGAGCTGGACCCCGAGTCGTCCGTGCAGCGCGAGCTGCTGCTCGTCAAGGTCAAGGCAGACGCCGCGACCCGTTCGGGCGTGCTCGAGGTCGTCGAGCTCTTCCGCGCGCACGTCGTCGACGTCGTGCCCGACACCGTCGTCATCGAGGCGACGGGCACGGCCGCCAAGCTCGGCGCGCTGCTCGCGGCGCTCGAGCCCTACGGCGTCCGCGAGATCGTCAAGTCGGGCACGCTCGCCGTCGGGCGCGGCTCGCGATCGATCACCGACCGGGCGCTCGAGCGGGTCCGCAGCGCCTGA
- a CDS encoding acetolactate synthase large subunit, giving the protein MVQPNPTPAQVAARASSAPGSPASLATRAESRSRGVGVPEGSRPTVREENVTGAQSIVKSLEAVGAEVVFGIPGGAILPTYDPLMDSKALRHILVRHEQGGGHAASGYAHATGKVGVTMATSGPGATNLVTPIADANMDSVPMVAITGQVGAPMIGTDAFQEADIVGITMPITKHSYLVTDPDEIPRTIAEAFHIASTGRPGPVLVDIAKSAMQARTTFSWPQELQLPGYHPVTKPHAKQIREAARLLATARRPVLYVGGGVIRAGASALLRKLVDLSGAPVVTTLMARGAVPDSHPQHLGMPGMHGTVPAVAALQKADLIVALGARFDDRVTGKLSSFAPHAAIVHADIDPAEIGKNREVDVPIVGDLREVIADLLPVLEQEHATSGKPDVEAWWHQIDTWRSTYPLGYSPTDDGHLAPQHVIGRLGELSGPETIYVAGVGQHQMWAAQFISYENPRTWINSGGLGTMGYAIPAAMGAKVGAPDRDVWAIDGDGCFQMTNQELATCAINDIPIKVALINNSSLGMVRQWQTLFYNERYSNTDLHTGHGTVRIPDFVKLAEAYGCVGIRVEHEREVDEAIRKANEIDDRPVVVDFTVSRDAMVWPMVAAGVSNDDIQYARGISPAWDRED; this is encoded by the coding sequence ATGGTCCAGCCGAACCCGACCCCCGCACAGGTCGCCGCGCGCGCCTCGAGCGCGCCCGGCAGCCCCGCGAGCCTGGCCACGCGCGCCGAGTCGCGCAGCCGCGGCGTCGGCGTACCGGAGGGGTCGCGGCCGACCGTCCGGGAGGAGAACGTCACGGGCGCGCAGTCGATCGTCAAGTCGCTGGAGGCGGTCGGCGCGGAGGTCGTGTTCGGCATCCCCGGCGGTGCGATCCTGCCGACATACGACCCGCTCATGGACTCCAAGGCGCTGCGCCACATCCTGGTGCGCCACGAGCAGGGCGGCGGCCACGCGGCGTCGGGCTACGCCCACGCGACGGGCAAGGTCGGCGTGACCATGGCGACGTCGGGCCCCGGCGCGACGAACCTCGTGACGCCGATCGCCGACGCGAACATGGACTCGGTGCCCATGGTCGCCATCACGGGCCAGGTCGGGGCGCCGATGATCGGCACGGACGCCTTCCAGGAGGCGGACATCGTCGGCATCACGATGCCGATCACCAAGCACTCGTACCTCGTGACCGACCCCGACGAGATCCCGCGCACGATCGCCGAGGCGTTCCACATCGCCTCGACCGGCCGGCCCGGCCCGGTGCTCGTCGACATCGCCAAGTCGGCGATGCAGGCGCGGACCACGTTCTCCTGGCCGCAGGAGCTGCAGCTGCCCGGGTACCACCCCGTGACGAAGCCGCACGCGAAGCAGATCCGCGAGGCGGCCCGCCTGCTCGCGACCGCGCGCCGGCCCGTCCTGTACGTGGGCGGCGGCGTGATCCGGGCCGGCGCGTCGGCGCTGCTGCGCAAGCTCGTCGACCTCTCGGGCGCTCCCGTCGTCACGACGCTCATGGCGCGCGGCGCGGTGCCCGACAGCCACCCCCAGCACCTCGGCATGCCCGGCATGCACGGCACCGTCCCCGCCGTGGCCGCGCTGCAGAAGGCCGACCTCATCGTCGCGCTGGGCGCCCGGTTCGACGACCGCGTCACCGGCAAGCTGTCGAGCTTCGCCCCGCACGCCGCGATCGTGCACGCCGACATCGACCCCGCCGAGATCGGCAAGAACCGCGAGGTCGACGTCCCGATCGTCGGGGACCTGCGCGAGGTCATCGCGGACCTGCTGCCGGTGCTCGAGCAGGAGCACGCGACGTCGGGCAAGCCCGATGTCGAGGCGTGGTGGCACCAGATCGACACCTGGCGCTCGACGTACCCGCTCGGCTACTCGCCGACCGACGACGGTCACCTCGCGCCGCAGCACGTCATCGGACGCCTGGGCGAGCTCTCCGGTCCGGAGACGATCTACGTCGCCGGCGTCGGCCAGCACCAGATGTGGGCCGCCCAGTTCATCTCGTACGAGAACCCGCGCACCTGGATCAACTCGGGCGGCCTCGGCACGATGGGCTACGCGATCCCCGCGGCCATGGGAGCCAAGGTCGGTGCGCCCGACCGCGACGTGTGGGCGATCGACGGCGACGGCTGCTTCCAGATGACCAACCAGGAGCTCGCGACCTGCGCGATCAACGACATCCCCATCAAGGTGGCGCTGATCAACAACAGCTCGCTCGGCATGGTGCGCCAGTGGCAGACGCTGTTCTACAACGAGCGGTACTCGAACACCGACCTGCACACCGGGCACGGCACCGTCCGCATCCCCGACTTCGTCAAGCTCGCCGAGGCGTACGGCTGCGTGGGCATCCGCGTCGAGCACGAGCGCGAGGTCGACGAGGCGATCCGCAAGGCGAACGAGATCGACGACCGCCCCGTCGTCGTCGACTTCACCGTCTCGCGCGACGCCATGGTGTGGCCCATGGTCGCCGCGGGCGTGAGCAACGACGACATCCAGTACGCGCGCGGCATCTCGCCCGCCTGGGACCGGGAGGACTGA
- a CDS encoding 4a-hydroxytetrahydrobiopterin dehydratase, giving the protein MRVSSHDIGGLSQRDVDLARRITDAARELDIPIGAEG; this is encoded by the coding sequence GTGCGGGTCAGCTCGCACGACATCGGCGGCCTGAGCCAGCGGGACGTCGACCTCGCCCGGCGGATCACCGACGCCGCGCGCGAGCTCGACATCCCGATCGGTGCGGAGGGCTAG
- the ilvC gene encoding ketol-acid reductoisomerase, translating into MAELFYDDDADLSIIQQRKVAVIGYGSQGHAHALNLRDSGVDVRVGLREGSASVAKAEDEGLRVLPVAEAVAEADVVVILAPDQVQRHLYRDEIAPNLKDGAALVFGHGFNIRFGYIKPEADHDVLMVAPKGPGHLVRREYVDGRGVPVIVAVEQDASGSAWDVALSYAKAIGGLRAAGIKTTFTEETETDLFGEQAVLCGGASQLVQYGFEVLTEAGYQPEVAYFEVLHELKLIVDLMVEGGIAKQRWSVSDTAEYGDYVSGPRVIDPHVKENMKAVLADIQSGAFAERFIADQDAGAPEFKALRAKGEQHPIEATGRELRKMFAWIKPADSDYTEGSAAR; encoded by the coding sequence GTGGCTGAGCTGTTCTACGACGACGACGCCGACCTGTCCATCATCCAGCAGCGCAAGGTCGCCGTCATCGGCTACGGCAGCCAGGGGCACGCCCACGCGCTCAACCTGCGCGACTCGGGCGTCGACGTCCGCGTCGGCCTGCGCGAGGGCTCGGCGTCGGTCGCCAAGGCCGAGGACGAGGGCCTGCGGGTCCTGCCCGTCGCCGAGGCCGTGGCCGAGGCCGACGTCGTCGTGATCCTCGCCCCCGACCAGGTGCAGCGTCACCTGTACCGCGACGAGATCGCGCCGAACCTCAAGGACGGCGCCGCGCTCGTCTTCGGGCACGGTTTCAACATCCGCTTCGGCTACATCAAGCCCGAGGCCGACCACGACGTCCTCATGGTCGCCCCCAAGGGCCCGGGCCACCTCGTGCGCCGCGAGTACGTCGACGGCCGCGGCGTGCCCGTGATCGTCGCCGTCGAGCAGGACGCCTCGGGCTCGGCCTGGGACGTCGCGCTGTCCTACGCCAAGGCGATCGGCGGCCTGCGCGCCGCGGGCATCAAGACGACCTTCACCGAGGAGACCGAGACCGACCTGTTCGGCGAGCAGGCCGTCCTGTGCGGCGGCGCCTCGCAGCTCGTCCAGTACGGCTTCGAGGTCCTCACCGAGGCCGGCTACCAGCCCGAGGTCGCGTACTTCGAGGTGCTGCACGAGCTCAAGCTCATCGTCGACCTCATGGTCGAGGGCGGCATCGCCAAGCAGCGCTGGTCGGTCTCCGACACGGCCGAGTACGGCGACTACGTCTCCGGACCGCGCGTCATCGACCCGCACGTCAAGGAGAACATGAAGGCCGTGCTCGCGGACATCCAGTCGGGTGCCTTCGCCGAGCGCTTCATCGCCGACCAGGACGCCGGCGCACCCGAGTTCAAGGCGCTGCGCGCCAAGGGCGAGCAGCACCCGATCGAGGCCACCGGCCGCGAGCTGCGCAAGATGTTCGCCTGGATCAAGCCCGCTGACTCCGACTACACGGAGGGCAGCGCCGCTCGCTGA
- a CDS encoding ABC transporter permease subunit produces MTRLLRVELRRLWARRLTRWMTVAVLAVVAITGASAFSMASPPTEAQIAEAERFYADELAWWEEHGEEQVASCKEDEAAQPEPVDWGCDDMAPRLEHFLPPTTTFVPSAEQRGSMGPESTDPAVAAVYSSLWYGWGGLAAAAQSATFLLVIAFVVAVSFVTAETSSGALGMWLTFEPRRQRVYWSKAAAAGLGTVPLVLLGWAAVVGVVYAAHAWYGTLGDVTPQVWGEVAAYTGRLVVAGAATAVVGVALGVLLRHAAAAIGAAVVLLWASSVFSYGLGELQRWMPALNLRAWVDAGATYGTTTSLVAEDGTYYEEWVERAVSQTQGGVYLLVLTALLTLVAVLVFRRRDVA; encoded by the coding sequence ATGACGCGGCTGCTGAGGGTCGAGCTGCGCCGCCTGTGGGCGCGGCGGCTCACGCGGTGGATGACCGTCGCGGTGCTCGCCGTCGTGGCGATCACCGGTGCGTCCGCCTTCTCGATGGCCTCGCCGCCGACCGAGGCGCAGATCGCCGAGGCGGAACGGTTCTACGCCGACGAGCTCGCGTGGTGGGAGGAGCACGGCGAGGAGCAGGTCGCGTCCTGCAAGGAGGACGAGGCCGCTCAGCCTGAGCCCGTCGACTGGGGCTGCGACGACATGGCGCCGCGGCTCGAGCACTTCCTGCCGCCGACGACGACGTTCGTGCCGAGCGCCGAGCAGCGCGGGTCGATGGGTCCCGAGAGCACCGACCCCGCGGTCGCCGCCGTCTACTCGTCGCTCTGGTACGGCTGGGGCGGCCTCGCGGCCGCGGCCCAGAGCGCCACGTTCCTGCTCGTCATCGCGTTCGTCGTCGCGGTGAGCTTCGTGACGGCCGAGACGTCGTCGGGGGCGCTCGGGATGTGGCTCACCTTCGAGCCGCGGCGTCAGCGGGTCTACTGGTCCAAGGCCGCCGCGGCCGGGCTCGGCACGGTGCCGCTGGTGCTGCTCGGATGGGCCGCGGTCGTCGGCGTCGTCTACGCCGCGCACGCGTGGTACGGCACGCTCGGCGACGTGACGCCCCAGGTCTGGGGAGAGGTCGCCGCGTACACGGGCAGGCTCGTCGTGGCCGGGGCGGCGACGGCGGTCGTGGGCGTGGCGCTCGGGGTCCTGCTGCGGCACGCCGCCGCCGCGATCGGCGCGGCCGTCGTCCTGCTGTGGGCGAGCAGCGTGTTCAGCTACGGGCTCGGCGAGCTGCAGCGGTGGATGCCTGCGCTCAACCTGCGGGCGTGGGTCGACGCCGGGGCCACCTACGGCACGACGACGTCGCTCGTCGCCGAGGACGGCACGTACTACGAGGAGTGGGTCGAGCGGGCGGTGTCCCAGACCCAGGGCGGCGTGTACCTGCTGGTGCTCACGGCGCTGCTCACGCTCGTCGCCGTGCTCGTGTTCCGGCGGCGCGACGTCGCCTGA
- a CDS encoding 3-isopropylmalate dehydrogenase, with the protein MTRSIDLAVVAGDGIGTEVVEQGLAVLESAVAGSDVKISTTEFDLGARRWHATGETLTDEDLGRIKEHDAILLGAIGDPSVPSGVLERGLLLKLRFSLDHYVNLRPAKLYEGVTSPLANPGEVDFVVVREGTEGPYVGNGGSLRTGTPHEIATEVSINTAFGVERVVRDAFARAQARPRKHLTLVHKHNVLVHAGHLWRRTVEAVNAEFPDVTTDYLHVDAATIFLTTNPSRFDVIVTDNLFGDILTDQAAAITGGIGLAASANINPDRTAPSMFEPVHGSAPDIAGQGKADPTATVLSVALLLDHLGLTEEARRVETAVAADLAERGGRVRSTAEVGRELAARVAG; encoded by the coding sequence ATGACGCGGAGCATCGATCTGGCAGTGGTGGCAGGCGACGGCATCGGTACCGAGGTGGTCGAGCAGGGGCTCGCCGTGCTCGAGTCGGCGGTGGCCGGCTCCGACGTCAAGATCTCCACGACCGAGTTCGACCTGGGCGCGCGCCGCTGGCACGCGACGGGGGAGACCCTGACCGACGAGGACCTGGGCCGGATCAAGGAGCACGACGCGATCCTGCTCGGCGCGATCGGCGACCCGAGCGTCCCGTCGGGCGTGCTCGAGCGCGGGCTCCTGCTCAAGCTGCGGTTCTCGCTCGACCACTACGTGAACCTGCGCCCCGCCAAGCTCTACGAGGGCGTCACGAGTCCGCTCGCGAACCCGGGCGAGGTCGACTTCGTCGTCGTGCGCGAGGGCACCGAGGGCCCGTACGTGGGCAACGGCGGCTCGCTGCGCACCGGCACGCCCCACGAGATCGCGACCGAGGTGTCGATCAACACGGCGTTCGGCGTCGAGCGCGTCGTGCGCGACGCCTTCGCCCGCGCGCAGGCGCGCCCCCGCAAGCACCTCACGCTCGTGCACAAGCACAACGTCCTCGTCCACGCCGGCCACCTGTGGCGCCGCACGGTCGAGGCCGTGAACGCCGAGTTCCCCGACGTGACGACCGACTACCTGCACGTCGACGCCGCGACGATCTTCCTCACGACCAACCCGTCGCGCTTCGACGTCATCGTCACGGACAACCTGTTCGGCGACATCCTCACCGACCAGGCGGCGGCCATCACCGGCGGCATCGGCCTGGCGGCGTCGGCCAACATCAACCCCGACCGCACCGCGCCGTCCATGTTCGAGCCGGTGCACGGCTCGGCGCCCGACATCGCGGGCCAGGGCAAGGCCGACCCCACCGCGACCGTGCTGTCGGTCGCGCTCCTGCTCGACCACCTCGGCCTGACCGAGGAGGCCCGGCGCGTCGAGACCGCCGTCGCCGCCGACCTCGCCGAGCGCGGCGGCCGAGTACGCTCGACGGCCGAGGTCGGGCGCGAGCTCGCCGCCCGCGTCGCCGGCTGA